One Desulfobulbaceae bacterium genomic window carries:
- a CDS encoding methyl-accepting chemotaxis protein, whose amino-acid sequence MRFSNLTIGKKIASGFGAILTLVIIFSVLSFFGINTIVHKAKEVIAGNTLDATLAQKVVDHLTWTNKLNTALVDAKATQVGVETDDHKCGLGKWLYGEGRTEAEAMAPHLAPLLKDLEQPHSNLHQTAIAINTSMGKQGSDRTEAVSIYLTKTLPALSEVQGHLKKIREQGRADISTDQAMLKSSNSFKQNTIIGSIVTLLVFP is encoded by the coding sequence ATGCGCTTTTCCAACCTCACCATCGGCAAAAAGATCGCTTCTGGCTTCGGGGCGATCCTGACCTTAGTCATTATTTTCTCGGTGCTCAGCTTTTTCGGCATCAACACCATAGTCCACAAAGCCAAGGAGGTCATTGCCGGCAACACCCTGGATGCCACCCTCGCCCAAAAGGTCGTTGACCACCTGACTTGGACCAACAAACTAAATACCGCCCTGGTCGATGCCAAAGCAACCCAGGTCGGGGTAGAAACCGACGACCACAAATGCGGCCTCGGCAAATGGCTCTACGGTGAAGGTCGCACCGAAGCGGAAGCTATGGCTCCCCACCTGGCCCCTCTGCTCAAAGATTTAGAGCAACCCCACTCCAACCTTCATCAAACCGCTATCGCCATCAACACCTCCATGGGAAAACAAGGCTCGGACCGAACTGAGGCCGTTAGCATCTACCTCACCAAGACCCTACCCGCACTCTCTGAGGTCCAGGGGCATCTCAAAAAAATCCGCGAGCAAGGCCGTGCCGACATCAGCACCGACCAGGCCATGCTGAAATCATCCAACTCCTTTAAACAAAACACCATTATTGGCAGCATTGTCACGCTCCTTGTTTTCCCTTG